Proteins encoded together in one Streptomyces umbrinus window:
- a CDS encoding DUF4429 domain-containing protein, which yields MAEIIQRDGTWAFDGSTVRITPGLHRSVPLFRQTYGEIAVPLEAVAGVAYEPERKRGRLRLRLREGADPLLQATGGRLPEPADPYRLTVDIDRSGVAEYVAEEIRRALLLEEIPKEPARTYLVPGPPVPVSVRSSDGTVSFDGTQVRIDWSDTSDRVKRATGPRIIELPDLVQVEWLPNSGYEDGFLRFVTRDSVFSKLPPEKDPFALDLWGSARRDLLTALVATAVMARLPHPSTRSGEYAQGDPPRLPTAPEDSVPQLPRQGHHDVLLRRLRELGELHRDGVLTDEEFATTKAAVLRDF from the coding sequence ATGGCCGAGATCATCCAGCGCGACGGGACCTGGGCCTTCGACGGCAGCACGGTCCGGATCACTCCTGGACTGCACCGCTCCGTGCCGCTGTTCCGGCAGACGTACGGAGAGATCGCCGTGCCCCTCGAAGCGGTCGCGGGCGTCGCCTACGAACCCGAACGCAAGCGGGGCCGCCTGCGCCTGAGACTCCGCGAGGGCGCCGACCCTCTGCTCCAGGCGACCGGTGGCCGTCTGCCCGAGCCCGCGGACCCGTACCGGCTGACGGTGGACATCGACCGCTCGGGCGTCGCCGAGTACGTCGCCGAGGAGATCCGGCGCGCCCTGCTCCTCGAGGAGATCCCCAAGGAACCGGCCAGAACCTACCTCGTGCCGGGCCCTCCCGTCCCCGTCTCGGTCCGTTCCAGCGACGGCACGGTGTCCTTCGACGGCACCCAGGTCCGTATCGACTGGAGCGACACCTCGGACCGGGTGAAGCGCGCGACGGGCCCGCGCATCATCGAGCTGCCGGACCTCGTCCAGGTGGAGTGGCTGCCCAACTCCGGTTACGAGGACGGGTTCCTGCGCTTCGTGACCCGCGACTCGGTGTTCTCCAAACTGCCGCCGGAGAAGGACCCGTTCGCCCTCGACCTGTGGGGCAGTGCCCGCCGCGATCTGCTCACGGCGCTGGTCGCCACCGCGGTCATGGCCCGGCTCCCGCACCCGTCCACGCGGTCCGGCGAGTACGCCCAGGGCGACCCGCCCCGCCTCCCGACCGCACCCGAGGACTCCGTACCTCAGCTGCCCCGCCAGGGCCACCACGACGTACTCCTGCGCCGCCTCAGGGAGTTGGGCGAGCTGCACCGCGACGGGGTGCTCACGGACGAGGAGTTCGCGACGACGAAGGCGGCGGTGCTGCGGGACTTCTGA
- a CDS encoding class II aldolase/adducin family protein, with protein MHGPTPPLPLPTDRLRFAMPPMHESLDDERRHRKERLAGALRLFGRLGFEDGVSGHITARDPEYSDCFWVNPFGMPFKHVTVSDLVMANEDGQVIEGRYHVNQAAFTVHAQVHAARPDVVAVAHCHSVHGRALSALGDLLDPITQESCAFYEDHALYDAYSGVAVDAEEGRRIASGLGTRKALVLRNHGLLTVGDSVDAAAWWFLSMERSCQVQLTACAAGRPVLIDHKQAVATREQLGGDLVAWINYQPLWQDISRSEPDLLS; from the coding sequence ATGCACGGGCCCACACCGCCCCTGCCGCTTCCCACCGACCGGCTGCGGTTCGCCATGCCGCCGATGCACGAGTCGCTGGACGACGAACGGAGGCACCGCAAGGAACGCCTCGCGGGCGCGCTGCGGCTCTTCGGCCGGCTCGGGTTCGAGGACGGGGTCTCCGGTCACATCACCGCGCGCGATCCGGAGTACAGCGACTGTTTCTGGGTCAACCCGTTCGGAATGCCGTTCAAGCACGTCACGGTCAGTGACCTGGTCATGGCCAACGAGGACGGGCAGGTGATCGAGGGCCGCTATCACGTGAACCAGGCGGCGTTCACCGTGCACGCCCAGGTGCACGCCGCCCGGCCGGACGTCGTCGCGGTCGCCCACTGCCACTCGGTGCACGGCCGCGCGCTGTCCGCGCTCGGCGACCTGCTCGACCCGATCACCCAGGAGAGCTGCGCCTTCTACGAGGACCACGCGCTGTACGACGCGTACTCGGGGGTCGCCGTGGACGCCGAGGAGGGGCGGCGGATCGCCTCCGGGCTCGGCACCCGCAAGGCGCTCGTGCTGCGCAACCACGGGCTGCTGACCGTCGGCGACTCGGTGGACGCGGCGGCCTGGTGGTTCCTGTCGATGGAGCGCTCGTGCCAGGTGCAGCTGACGGCGTGCGCGGCGGGCCGTCCCGTACTGATCGACCACAAGCAGGCGGTCGCGACACGGGAGCAGCTCGGCGGGGACCTGGTGGCGTGGATCAACTATCAGCCGCTGTGGCAGGACATCAGCCGCAGCGAACCCGACCTCCTCAGCTAG